A stretch of Pseudomonas sp. LS.1a DNA encodes these proteins:
- a CDS encoding dihydroorotase yields MTISILGARVIDPNSGLDQVTDLHLDGGRIAAIGAAPEGFSASRTIQADGLVAAPGLVDLGVSLREPGYSRKGNIASETRAAVAGGVTSLCCPPQTKPVLDTSAVAELILDRAREAANSKVYPIGALTKGLEGEQLAELVALRDTGCVAFGNGLKEIPNNRTLARALEYAATFDLTVVFHSQDRDLAHGGLAHEGAMASFLGLPGIPETAETVALARNLLLVEQTGVRAHFTQITSARGARLIEQAQQLGLPVTADVALYQLILTDESLREFSSLYHVQPPLRTTADRDGLRAAVKSGVIQAISSHHQPHERDAKLAPFGATEPGISSVELLLPLAMTLVQDGLLDLPTLLARLSSGPAAALRLPAGELKVGGAADLVLFDPQASTVAGEQWFSRGENCPFIGHCLPGAVRYTLVDGHVCHEA; encoded by the coding sequence GTGACCATCAGTATTCTCGGCGCCCGGGTCATCGACCCCAACAGCGGCCTGGACCAGGTCACCGACCTGCACCTGGACGGCGGCCGCATTGCCGCCATCGGCGCAGCCCCGGAGGGGTTCAGCGCCAGCCGCACGATCCAGGCTGATGGCCTGGTCGCCGCGCCCGGCCTGGTCGACCTCGGTGTGTCCCTGCGCGAGCCGGGCTACAGCCGCAAAGGCAATATCGCCAGTGAAACCCGCGCCGCCGTCGCCGGCGGTGTCACCAGCCTGTGCTGCCCGCCGCAGACCAAGCCGGTGCTGGACACCTCGGCCGTGGCCGAGCTGATCCTCGACCGCGCCCGCGAGGCCGCCAACAGCAAGGTCTACCCGATCGGCGCCCTGACCAAGGGCCTGGAAGGCGAGCAGCTGGCCGAGCTGGTGGCCCTGCGCGACACCGGCTGCGTGGCCTTCGGCAATGGCCTGAAGGAAATCCCCAACAACCGTACCCTGGCCCGCGCCCTGGAATACGCCGCCACCTTCGACCTGACCGTGGTGTTCCACTCCCAGGACCGCGACCTGGCCCACGGCGGCCTGGCCCACGAAGGTGCCATGGCCAGCTTCCTCGGCCTGCCGGGCATCCCGGAAACCGCCGAGACCGTGGCCCTGGCGCGCAACCTGCTGCTGGTCGAACAGACCGGCGTGCGCGCGCACTTCACCCAGATCACCAGTGCCCGTGGCGCGCGGCTGATCGAGCAGGCCCAGCAGCTTGGCCTGCCGGTGACCGCCGACGTGGCGCTGTACCAGCTGATTCTCACCGACGAATCGCTGCGTGAATTCTCCAGCCTGTACCACGTGCAACCACCGCTGCGTACCACCGCCGACCGTGACGGCCTGCGTGCGGCAGTGAAGTCGGGGGTGATCCAGGCGATTTCCAGCCACCACCAGCCGCACGAGCGCGACGCCAAGCTGGCCCCGTTCGGCGCCACCGAGCCGGGCATCAGTAGCGTCGAACTGCTGCTGCCGCTGGCCATGACCCTGGTGCAGGACGGCCTGCTCGACCTGCCAACCCTGCTGGCCCGCCTGAGCAGCGGCCCGGCGGCGGCCCTGCGCCTGCCGGCCGGTGAGCTGAAAGTGGGTGGCGCGGCCGACCTGGTGCTGTTCGACCCGCAAGCCTCGACCGTGGCCGGCGAGCAATGGTTCTCGCGCGGCGAGAACTGCCCGTTCATCGGCCACTGCCTGCCGGGTGCAGTGCGTTATACCTTGGTCGATGGGCACGTCTGCCACGAGGCCTGA
- the ruvX gene encoding Holliday junction resolvase RuvX, protein MAELHPELRLLLGFDYGSKQIGVAVGQVVTGQARELCTLKAQNGVPDWAQVEKLIAEWKPDAIVVGLPLNMDGTPSEMSARAEKFARRLNGRFNLPVHTHDERLTTFEAKGERMARGGQRGSYRDNPVDAIAAALLLQGWLEANT, encoded by the coding sequence ATGGCTGAACTGCACCCTGAACTACGTCTACTGCTGGGCTTCGACTACGGCAGCAAACAGATCGGCGTGGCCGTCGGCCAGGTGGTCACCGGCCAGGCCCGCGAGCTGTGCACCCTGAAGGCGCAGAACGGCGTGCCGGACTGGGCCCAGGTGGAAAAGCTGATTGCCGAATGGAAGCCCGATGCCATCGTCGTCGGCCTGCCGCTGAACATGGACGGCACCCCCAGCGAAATGAGCGCCCGCGCGGAAAAATTCGCCCGCCGCCTGAACGGCCGCTTCAACCTGCCCGTGCACACCCACGACGAACGCCTGACCACCTTCGAGGCCAAGGGCGAGCGCATGGCCCGTGGCGGCCAGCGCGGCAGCTACCGCGACAACCCGGTCGATGCCATCGCCGCCGCCCTGTTGTTGCAAGGCTGGCTGGAGGCCAATACCTGA
- a CDS encoding aspartate carbamoyltransferase catalytic subunit gives MTPIDAKRPLQLNYQGQLRHFLSLDGLPRELLTEILDTADSFLEVGARAVKKVPLLRGKTVCNVFFENSTRTRTTFELAAQRLSADVISLNVSTSSTSKGETLFDTLRNLEAMAADMFVVRHSDSGAAHFIAEHVCPEVAVINGGDGRHAHPTQGMLDMLTIRRHKGSFENLSVAIVGDILHSRVARSDMLALKALGCPDIRVVGPKTLIPIGIEQYGVKVYTDLAEGLKDVDVVIMLRLQRERMAGGLLPSEGEFYRLFGLTTARLAGAKPDAIVMHPGPINRGVEIESAVADGKHSVILNQVTYGIAVRMAVLSMAMSGQNAQRQFDQENAQ, from the coding sequence ATGACGCCAATCGACGCCAAGCGCCCGCTGCAGCTCAATTATCAGGGCCAGCTGCGCCACTTCCTCTCGCTCGACGGTTTGCCCCGCGAACTGCTCACCGAGATCCTCGACACCGCCGACTCCTTCCTCGAAGTCGGTGCCCGGGCCGTGAAAAAAGTCCCGTTGCTGCGCGGCAAGACCGTGTGCAACGTGTTCTTCGAGAACTCCACCCGTACCCGTACCACCTTCGAACTTGCCGCCCAGCGCCTGTCGGCCGACGTGATCAGCCTGAACGTGTCGACCTCCTCGACCAGCAAGGGCGAGACCCTGTTCGACACCCTGCGCAACCTCGAAGCCATGGCCGCCGACATGTTCGTGGTGCGCCACTCCGACTCCGGGGCCGCGCACTTCATCGCCGAGCACGTGTGCCCGGAAGTGGCCGTGATCAACGGTGGTGATGGCCGCCACGCGCACCCGACCCAGGGCATGCTAGACATGCTCACCATCCGCCGCCACAAGGGCAGCTTCGAGAACCTGTCGGTGGCCATCGTCGGCGACATCCTGCACTCGCGCGTGGCCCGCTCCGACATGCTGGCACTCAAAGCGCTGGGCTGCCCGGACATTCGCGTGGTCGGCCCGAAAACCCTGATCCCGATCGGCATCGAGCAATACGGTGTGAAGGTGTACACCGACCTCGCCGAAGGCCTTAAGGACGTCGACGTGGTGATCATGTTGCGCCTGCAGCGTGAGCGCATGGCCGGCGGCCTGCTGCCCAGTGAAGGCGAGTTCTACCGCCTGTTCGGCCTGACCACCGCGCGCCTGGCCGGGGCCAAGCCCGACGCCATCGTCATGCACCCAGGCCCGATCAACCGTGGCGTGGAAATCGAGTCGGCGGTGGCCGACGGCAAGCACTCGGTGATCCTCAACCAGGTCACCTACGGCATCGCCGTGCGCATGGCCGTGCTGTCCATGGCCATGAGCGGGCAGAACGCGCAACGTCAATTCGACCAGGAGAACGCCCAGTGA
- the pyrR gene encoding bifunctional pyr operon transcriptional regulator/uracil phosphoribosyltransferase PyrR, which translates to MSLPNPAELIRQMADDLRAHLARRAITEPRYIGIRTGGVWVAQALQEAMGDTSPMGTLDVSFYRDDFSQNGLHPQVRPSELPFEVEGQHLVLVDDVLMSGRTVRAALNELFDYGRPASVTLVCLLDLDAGELPIRPNVLGATLSLAAHERVKLTGPAPLALERQDLASASAL; encoded by the coding sequence ATGAGCCTACCCAATCCCGCCGAGCTGATCCGGCAGATGGCTGACGACCTTCGCGCCCACCTGGCCCGCCGGGCAATTACCGAGCCGCGTTACATCGGCATCCGCACCGGCGGTGTCTGGGTTGCCCAGGCCCTGCAGGAAGCCATGGGCGACACCAGCCCCATGGGCACTCTGGACGTCTCGTTCTATCGCGACGACTTCAGCCAGAACGGCCTGCACCCGCAAGTGCGTCCGTCCGAGCTGCCGTTCGAGGTCGAGGGCCAGCACCTGGTGCTGGTGGATGACGTGCTGATGAGTGGTCGCACGGTGCGCGCCGCGCTCAACGAACTGTTCGATTATGGCCGCCCGGCCAGCGTCACCCTGGTCTGCCTGTTGGACCTGGATGCCGGCGAACTGCCGATCCGCCCGAATGTGCTCGGCGCCACCCTGTCGCTGGCTGCCCATGAACGGGTAAAATTGACCGGACCCGCACCGCTCGCCCTCGAGCGCCAGGACCTCGCCTCCGCTTCCGCCCTTTAA
- a CDS encoding YqgE/AlgH family protein, whose translation MKTHTPSYLKHQFLIAMPHMADPNFAQTLTYIVEHNAHGAMGLVVNRPQELNLADILEQLRPDEMPPASTLQVPIYLGGPVQTDRGFVLHSSECSFQATVALEGLSLTTSQDILLAIAAGVGPKQSLITLGYAGWEAGQLEEELADNAWLNCPFDPEIIFGKASDLRLEAAAASLGINLNLLTSQAGHA comes from the coding sequence ATGAAAACCCACACGCCGAGCTACCTCAAGCATCAGTTCCTGATCGCCATGCCGCACATGGCCGATCCGAACTTCGCCCAGACCCTCACGTACATCGTCGAGCACAACGCCCATGGCGCCATGGGCCTGGTGGTCAACCGGCCGCAGGAGCTGAACCTGGCCGACATCCTCGAGCAGCTGCGCCCGGACGAAATGCCGCCGGCCAGCACCTTGCAGGTGCCGATCTACCTGGGTGGCCCGGTACAGACCGACCGAGGCTTCGTGCTGCACAGCAGCGAGTGCAGCTTCCAGGCCACCGTCGCACTGGAAGGGCTGTCGCTGACCACGTCGCAGGATATCCTGTTGGCCATCGCCGCCGGAGTCGGCCCGAAACAGAGCCTGATCACCCTGGGCTATGCCGGCTGGGAAGCGGGCCAACTGGAAGAGGAACTGGCCGACAACGCCTGGCTCAACTGCCCGTTCGACCCGGAAATCATCTTCGGCAAGGCCAGCGACCTGCGCCTGGAAGCCGCCGCCGCCAGCCTGGGGATCAACCTGAACCTGCTGACCAGCCAGGCGGGCCACGCCTGA